GAAAATGCCCGAAGAAACCGGGCGCAGCCAGCAAAACCACATCAAGCCTTCTGTGAAACTACAAAGGACACAATAAACTAAATCAAAGGAATGTCTTGAACAGGGAGGACACATACATGCTTGCAGGGGACGCCGAGCTTCTTGAGCCGTAGCGTGCGGGTCTCGAGCAGCCTCTGGAGATCGCCTCCTACGGCCTCCTCCAGCTTCGCGGCGTGCGTCTCCACCCCCTTCCCGACCCCATTCAAGAACTCCACCACGCCTACCTTGGCTGCGCACAGGAATCCCAATCCACTTCACCGCAACGAACGGCGAAGAAAGAACCACAAAGTTTACGGATCAGGAGGGAAGTAACTAAGCGGGTGTACCTTGGTAGGGCTGGGCGTAGAAGGATCTCGCCGGAGCTCCGGCGCcggggtggaggaggaggcggcgcacaTTAGATGCACAGGCCAAGGCCGCCATAGGGGAGACTGAGGGCTGGATCCTTTTTTTTTTACAATCTACTGAGGGGTGGATAGCCACGCGTATCGCGCATTCGCGCTGGATACTCCTCAAACGCGCACCCTCCAGCGGCGCTTGCGAATGCCTATTAGGCCGGCCTAGTTATGCCGatcttttttttttcgttttttcatcCAGTTTCTCCTGActttattttttctcttttatttatatATTTACGATTATTTTTCCAATTCGTGAGAATTTTTCGAATTCACAAACCTTTTTGAAtaaatgatttttttcaaatttacgaaatttttagaaaaatacgaacatttttgaattaacgaacattttttcaaatcatgaacatttttccatATCAGAACATTTTTTAAGTTAGTGAAcattttatgaattcacaaaacatTTTAAATGACATGAAACTTTTACAAATCtgcaaaaaaaaatcatgtttttccAAATTCGTAATTTTTGTTTCACAATTGCAAATTTTTTAAAATTCACGTTGATTATAAATTCATGATTCTTTTTGAATTTGAAAATTTTTAGTATTGATTTTGTTTTCAAATTTGCGACCATTTCCCAAAATCATGAttattatttcaaaaaaattaacattttttgaactcatgaatattttaaatTACATTTTTTATCTTTGTGAATATTTCTTCAAATTTCAAAACATAGTTTTGAATTTTGTTAAGAATGAAAAATGAAGGAAATTTtaaaaaaactgagaagggaaatgTATctgtaccaatataaaaagacccaaagggacagatccaaaccatctctaccgtcaaatcatgttatctagcggttcaaatcgctccaatgttgagcatcaaacacgtttaacgctctaGTTACCCATcactgccattggttataaacacgttttgactcaacgctatcccatgaaatctgccatgtaattaatatcctacTATTCCCGTAAAAAATTAATTCatatcttaccaaataccaacatgcaacagatatatcttacctaatataacaTGCAACTAATATTCTACCTAATATAAACGTGCACTATATGTATGAAGAAAAATATATAAATCAAAAGCTAATATTTTTAATGTAGAAATATTCCATACTTGCACTATATGTAAGTAAAGAGGTATGCATGTACAGTTGCAACAATTAAATTGGGGCATTTCACAATCTTTGAAAAGTAAACAAATAAAATAATTGTCTGATGTACTACATATATCTAGTAACAAAAAATAAACATGTCGATATGGTTTGCATGGGCTGAAAAATAATGTTAGTGGAGGGAGATATGGCATGCTTAGTGAgaggcttgcatgttgagagaactagatatgattccccgcgcgttgctgcggaaacTATTGCCTAAAATTGATGTTTTACTCCACAAACCAGCTGTCTCTTAAAAAGGATTAGCAGAATAATAAATAAACGATTCTTTTTTGACGCCATACATTAGAATGTGGTCCAGATAGACATGTGTTTGGCGTCAAAAGAGAATCGTTTATTTATTATTCTGTCTGGACTAATGACATTTACTTTGACTCATCTCAAAAAGTAGGTAAATAAATGTCACTAGTCCAGATAGAATCATAAGGTTCCTGCTTCTAAACATATCTGAGGTTTCAACTTCTAAACATATCTATAGTATTATGGACTAGAACTATGCAGAAAAATAAACATCCAGTCATCTTGCATTACCTTCATAAAAAATGACATAATTGAGGTGACTTCAGTACCCCTTTTTGTGTATACATCAAGATTTCTAACAAAAAATGATCGAAAACATAGAGGTTACTTACAGATCATGCCATAGGAGGGCACATCCTAGTTAAAAACAAATGTGAATACAGTGTTTCTTGTTAACCTGGGACATATGTAACAATGGATGCATGCACAATGTAATAGAATCAGTCAAATCTAGCAGCTGCATAACATTTTAGCACATCAAAAGAGCATAATACAGGAAAAACGCCATAATTATCAGTTCTTGTTTAATCTCAACGGGGCATAATGTCACAATTATT
The Triticum dicoccoides isolate Atlit2015 ecotype Zavitan chromosome 3A, WEW_v2.0, whole genome shotgun sequence genome window above contains:
- the LOC119267593 gene encoding uncharacterized protein LOC119267593, which gives rise to MAALACASNVRRLLLHPGAGAPARSFYAQPYQAKVGVVEFLNGVGKGVETHAAKLEEAVGGDLQRLLETRTLRLKKLGVPCKHRKLILSFAHKYRLGLWKPPAEARKVQ